In Vicia villosa cultivar HV-30 ecotype Madison, WI unplaced genomic scaffold, Vvil1.0 ctg.003332F_1_1, whole genome shotgun sequence, the following are encoded in one genomic region:
- the LOC131640824 gene encoding F-box/FBD/LRR-repeat protein At1g16930-like, whose translation MVKRRKIKDRISDLPDALLLHILSFLNTKQAILTCILSTRWKNLWKYVPTLTLIGSQFTTIKIFTKFVSRILSIRNISTNLYSLTFRSSKVTKPSLVETILNYAISHKVQLLDVSIECDIQHFPICLLSCRSLTSLDLCFNLPTAYGTTILFPSSLNMPLLTRLYLRHFAFRAGNDGRVDPFSALTNLKSLTMVYCKVAGGQNLCISSTKLVSLYINMRHYAPETYFGMELYAPSLCTFSFSGIPVQKLCWGKSNLSSITRVSINIIEFWKSKETSLVLLKWLIELANMESLTISSTALKVLSLVPNLSFELPQLRNLESLKVEKREISPMIPDGIVDILIQNSPSPKVYIID comes from the exons atggtgaaacgAAGGAAAATCAAAGACAGGATCAGTGATTTGCCTGATGCTCTATTGCTTCACATTCTCTCTTTTTTGAACACCAAACAAGCTATTCTCACTTGTATTCTCTCCACAAGATGGAAGAATCTCTGGAAGTATGTTCCCACTCTTACATTAATTGGCTCACAATTTACCACTATCAAGATATTCACCAAATTCGTCTCTCGAATCTTGTCTATTCGCAATATCTCAACAAATCTTTACTCTCTAACATTTCGCAGTAGTAAGGTCACTAAACCTAGCCTAGTCGAAACGATTCTAAATTATGCTATTTCACACAAAGTCCAACTATTAGATGTCTCTATTGAATGTGATATTCAACACTTTCCGATTTGTTTATTGTCGTGTCGCAGTTTAACCTCTCTTGATCTTTGTTTTAATCTTCCTACAGCTTATGGTACGACCATACTGTTTCCTAGTTCTTTGAATATGCCACTATTAACCCGCTTGTATCTTAGGCACTTTGCCTTTAGGGCTGGCAATGATGGTCGTGTTGATCCATTTTCAGCATTAACCAATTTGAAAAGTTTGACAATGGTGTATTGTAAAGTTGCGGGTGGGCAAAACCTTTGCATTTCAAGTACCAAGCTTGTTAGTTTATACATAAACATGAGACATTATGCTCCCGAAACCTATTTTGGAATGGAACTATATGCTCCAAGTCTTTGTACCTTTAGTTTTAGTGGTATTCCGGTTCAGaaactctgctggggaaagagcaATCTCTCTTCGATCACACGAGTAAGTATTAATATAATAGAATTTTGGAAATCAAAGGAGACTTCATTAGTTCTACTCAAGTGGCTGATTGAACTTGCTAATATGGAATCGTTGACGATCTCTTCAACGGCTCTTAAG GTTCTTTCCTTAGTTCCGAATTTATCGTTTGAGCTCCCTCAATTACGTAACCTGGAGTCACTCAAAGTAGAAAAGAGAGAAATTTCACCGATGATACCAGATGGGATAGTGGACATTTTGATTCAAAACTCGCCTTCACCGAAGGTTTACATCATAGATTGA